AGATGGATCCATCCAAAGTTGAAGCCATATTGAGTTGGCCTACTCCAAGAATAATGGgcgaggtaagaagttttcatggtttagccactttctataggaagttcataagaaaTTTTAGCCAAATTTGTGCTCCTATGTTGGAAACTTTCAAAGGTGGATAGAAGTGTAAGTTTGCATGGACCAAGGCTACTGATGAagcttttgaaacattgaagaggaAGGTGTCACAACATCCTGTCATAACCTTGccttattttgataattttttccaaattgaatgtgatgcaagccataTGGCTATAGGTGTAGTTCTCAGTCAGGAAGGCAAACCAATAGCCTTCTTAAGTGAAAAATTTAATGAGGCCAAGAGGAAGTATTCAGCTTATGATCTTGAGATTTATGCTCTTGTCCAAGAACTCAAGAAGTGGTAGCATTATTTATTGCCAAAAGAATTTGTTGTCTACATGGATAACCAGGCCTTGAGTTTTCTCAACAGTCAGGAGAAGCTTAGCTACAAACATATGAAGTGGGTGGAACCAtccaaacttatacattcaccctAAGGAACAAGAAAGGGGTTGCCAAGAAGGTTGCAGATACTCTCAGTAGAAGAGTGTTGGCAGTGTAGGAGGTGcagttgcaaagtgtggggattgatTCCCTAAAGGTAATGTATGCAGATGATGATGACTTCAAAGATATTTATAAGGTATGTTATGACTTTGCAAATATATATCATGTTGATTATTCTGAGGTTTTTAttcaagatggattgttgttcaaggaTGGTCAATTGTGTATCCCTgagtgttcaatgagggataatatcatcaaggaaaagcatagtgggaGTATGAGTGGTCACTTTGGGTAAGATAAAACTTTGGAGAAGGTGAGGAGACACTACTTCTAGCCCAAAATGTAGTTTGGTGTCAAAAGGTTTGTGGAATGTTGTGTTGTATGTCAAAAGGCTAAAGGAGTGGCCACAAATGCAGGACTTTACCAACCCCTACATATACCCAATagaccatgggagagcataagcatggactttgtaatGGGGTTTCCTAGAACCAAGCAgagatatgatagtgtttttgttgttgtggacagatttagtaaaatggctcattcaTTGTCTTGTAAGAGTACCAATGTTTCTTCTCACATTGTAGGGATTCATGGACTTCCCTTAAGAATCGTGTCTAATAGAGATGTCACATTTGTAgatcatttttggaggactctttggaagaagttgggaacaaaTTGGTCTTTCACTCTTGCCTACCATCCCTAAACAAATGGGCAGACTGAAGTGGTTAACAGGTCATTAGGAAATCTATTGAGGTGTCTCACAAAACCTAATGGTCAATCTTGGGATTCGGTCCTTCCATAGGCAGAATTTGCCTACAATGACTCATTGAATAGAATCACAAGGAAAATTCCTTTCCAAATTGTTTATGGCATGAATTCAAGGGGTGCTTTGGAGTTGAGAGAGTTTCCCAAGGAGGTCATTTGTAGTGCACGAGGTGAGAACTTTGTTGAGGAAATCAAAGATGTACATGAGCAGGTTAAGACAACATTACAAAAGAGTGCAGACAAGTACAAGGAACAGGCGGATAAAAGGAGAAAGGAAGTGCACTTTCAGGTTGGTGATATGGTATGGGTTCATTTGAAAAAGGAGAGGCTACCAAAGGGTAGACACACTAAGTTGATGATGAGAAAGATAAGACCATGCATGATCCTTAAGGCTTTTGGCTCCAATGCCTATAAAGTGAAATTGCCACATGATATTGGCCtctcacccattttcaatgtttcagatcTGACTCTTTGCAAGAATGATGTTGTTGCAAGTACTGTGACAGGTGAAACAACAGTAGAAGGTGATGAGTGGCTCAAGGATCTTTCATCCAAGCCACCTTTGAAGCTTGAAAAGATCCTAGATACCAAAGTGGTGAAAAGGAATAGGAATCAAGTTTACAAGCAGTATTTGGTCAAGTGGAATTGTTTACCAAAGGTAGATGCAACATGGTTGTATGAGCATGATATTCTGAAATTTCGTTGCAGACTTGAAGATCTCTTCTCAAGAGGACTTGAGAACAGTTcacctggggagtatggtgcaggggcaccaagTGGACATAATGAGTCCAACCCATGAGCAGtttaatctttcttgttttcaaTGTAATAAGGATCTTAAGATCCAAGTGGCACATTATCATGTTTGTAAGGCTTTATAGCCATCTTGTTTATCTAATCATGTAATAGGATCTAGGGGGTCAACCTTGGTCACACTTGTTCAAAAGGACCAAGATGAGTCCTGAAGGATTTCATTTGTGTTATGTGGTCATATTTGACTCATATGTAATGATTTTgtgttggtttggtcatttgtaggGCCAAGAGTGCAAAGTTGTACATTGTtgtcaaattgtcatgacaacttttgttgtcaacttaACAATTTTTGTGGTTAGTTGGTCTCCAACGGTCCTATGGTTCAAATTTAAGTTATGGATGTTGGGAGATGTTAGATGTTGCACATAAAATCTTCTGAAGCCGAACTTGTATGATTGATGAAGGTTTGATGAGTGAGAAGccatcttgttgtaggaatttgtGTCTCGGTCTGTGTATTCTTTTTGTTTCATTATTGTTTCCGATTGGTGAATGCATCTAATGTGTTTTGAGGGTTGAAATAGTGTTATATATAACATTTCCAAGTGGTTGCAGGGGTTGAAATAGAGTTTGGAGCTAGGGGATTGATTTTCTTAAGTTCCGGGATCTAAGAAAACCCTACTGAAGGTTTCATAAGACATGGTTGGTTCCAAACATTCCCAAGAGTGAAAATTCCTCAAACTCAAGGGGATGTTGGGACAACAGGTATATCATATAATGGTAGGGTTGACAGATGTTTCCGTGAGTGGAGGAGAGAAAAAGGTGCACTGAAATGCTTGGCATTGTGTAATGGCAAGCAATTGAAGAGGGGTAGATTGGTTTGAGGGAAATCAGTTGAGTGCAAGCCCAAACTTCTTGTGGAATCATTGGTTTTGACACATTTTCTGAGTTTCCAAATGGTTGTGAAGTTTATATGAGTCCATTCTAGAggggttgctttgtaaaataggcctaattggggctcttgacCACTTAGGACGAGTAGTATTCCGTACATCTGGTCCAAAGGACTCCCACCTGAGTCTAACATATGTTATAGAGgtcccaaaagggtactcaaatctgtaatttttttgtcaagtggttTGGGAAGCTTGTGAGTTATTCCCCAAGGACTCAAAAACTAGGGTTGCAAGGATTGTGAAGCCTTTGTGAAGAACAAGGATATTAGGAAGTTTGTAGACCACTTCCAATGTATGAAACATGTCAAGAGGGATGTGAAATGACATGTTAAGAAGGTGGTTTGGGTCTATGCTTTCTTGTTGGTGTTTGAGCTTTTGAGTGCATATGGCCTAATGTGAGTAAGGGCTATAGGTAGAGGTATGTTGTCTAGTATTGAGTAATGTCCATCATTGGTGTTGTGAGTTTGTTGTAAGGGTGACGTGTGTAAGTAAGCCCTtttttattgatcaattggatCAAGTTGAGGGAGTGTATTGGGATTGGGAATCCTACCTAGTTTCCTTGTGGCTCTACATCAGGTCTATTGTAAAGGAACATGCTCCCATATGTTCATCCTTGTTATAGGTTATATATTAAATCTTTATGTTGAAATGTAATTTTAATTCTCCATTCTTGTATATCTAGAAATGTGGAATATTTGGTACTTTCTTTTATAAATTTTTCTATGAATTATGTGAATTATGTAATTTTGAAATATGGAGGTCCTTACAAAAGGAGACAAAGAAACACAAGACTAagtaaaaagaaggaaaaaaagttataaaactaagtttaaaaaaatacaaaaactaatAATGCAAAAGAAAATTAAAAGAGACTAAAAACCTAGAAAGACGAAAAGACAAAAGAAAGCTAAATATAGAAATAAAAAGTAATAAAAACAAATATAAAaattgtatacatacatatataaaaaaaacacacacacacacacataacttCTTATATAAATAGAAATACAAGAAGGACAAAgaacaagaaaacaaaaattaaccaataagaaaaaataaaagaaaaacatagTGCCATCACccaatatgtatatgcatatgcatatgtatatgtatgtatgcacacacacacacacacacacacacacacacacacacacaagagagcATCCTCTTAGTCTCGGAAGTCTACAAGGTGGTATGTTCTTGTGGTGCAAATGAAATAGGTCGCTCTTTCAACACCAGAATCAAAGAGCATAGCGCTAACATCAGGCATGATCGTGTTCACAAGTCAGTCGTAGCTGAGCACTCTTCGTCCACCAAACATCATATTTGTTTGGAAAAACTCTTGTCCTGTTTAAGGAAGACAACTATTACAAGACAAAGTTGAAGGAGGCTATAGAAATCTAAAACCACTCTTCTAATCTCAACCGTGACGAGGGGTGGAACCTTAGCCCTTCTTGGcaccctcttctttcttctttaaacACCCATCGCCGCCCCCCTCCTTAACCAATTTGTTTTCCCTCTCTTATTTCGCTCCTTCCATTTTTAGGGGCCCTCCCCTTCtcccctttctccctttctctTGCTGAGTTTTTTAGTGTGGTCTTTCTTCTTGTCCTtcctcctttatttttctttttatctttttcatttgCTTATTCTTATCTTTTTTGCTATTGAACTTTCTTTTCCTCGATTTTAGTTTATCTCTAGTTTTAGGTTTCTTCTttgttatgtatgtatgtatgtatgtatgtatgtatgtgggtatctacacacacacacacatatatatatatatatatacgttcacatgtatatgtatgtatgttagtacacacacacacacacatatcgggTGATGGCATTGggtttttctcttatttttcttattGGTTAATTTTTGTTTGtattctttttgttttttgttttttgttttttgttttttgttttttgttttttgtttttgtattgTTTCCTTGTTCTTTGTCCTTCTTGTATTTCTATTTATACAAgaagttacacacacacacacacatattactttttatttctatatttagctttcttttgtctttttgccTTTCTTGATTTTTAGTCTCTTTTAATTTTCTTTTGCATTattagtttttgtatttttttaacttAGTTTTATAACTATTTTTATTTATTCTTgtgtttctttgtcttctttcctccTAGTTCCTTGTGCATCTTCCCAAAATCTCCCCCTTCAAATACCCTTTAAGTGAGCCTTTGTCTGCAATTTATTGTTTTTACATCTTTTGACAttctctttcatcctgatgatggatcacagagtgtgatccaaaaaaaATGTTAGAAACAACTTACTGGTTTCTTGGAGTTCCTAATATAGAAGTACTTTCTATATTTGCCTTTTTACAAAAAGCTattattgattgatttttttttaaatatattagatACCTTAAAAAGGGTGTTTAACATTAATGTAAATATATGAAATGGTTTAACAAAATAAGAATCttttaaagaaaatttgaaaattaaaaaatatatttgaaaatttttgaaatattatttattatttaaaatgaaataataatcaagataatataaaaataaataaattaaattttaaaattagtttattattttattaaaattttaatatcattttttaaAACTAATTTATAGATGTTAATAAAAATtagtctcacacacacacacacacacacacatatatatatatatatacataaaatttatatttttggggGGTATATataaaatatgataaacaaatttaAACTGTTTTATAATTTTGGAGTATTTATAGGGTATagaaattattaatttttaatatttaatttttatattgaataaaaattaaatcacaaatatcTTAAATAAAACATTTGTAAATCAAATatttttacaataaaataaatataaatattatatttgaaaaaaattgaaCTTAACAAACAAaagaatgtatttttattttttaatatattgaaCATTTTTTGGGGTTACTCCAATAATTGGTGCATTGTTTACTCTATTTGTGTAATGAAAATTCATTCTCCAGAGATAAGTGCCCTTATTAAAATCACTtgaatataatttttaaatatttattacaattatCAACCCAACTAATAAATCTACATTAATTGTGATTAtagattgtatttatttaattaccttggACTATTCAATATAAAGAATTATATTTTCTTACATAAATTGGTGAACCTAATATGTCATATATCACCTCATAGGCTTTGGCCCTAAGGTTTATTTATTCTACAttaaggtttaatatttatttcttctttgccttctcTATAAGATTTGGTTAGGGTTTTACTTCCTCTTTCATTAAATAGAAAATTTACGAAAACTTTTTTTTCTTAGTGCTTTAAAAATGTTTGCCTCGGATTAACTTAGCTTTGTTTGCTCTACTTTTGTAATGAATGTTCATCCAATAGTTAGTGCATTTACAAATAAGTACTCCTATTAAACTATctcatttattttttttattatttattacaaTTATCAACCCAACTAATAAATCTAGATTAATTGTGATTAtagattgtatttatttaattagcttggaTGATTCAGTGTAATGAATTCTATTGTCTTATATAAATTGGGGAACCTAATATGTCATATGTCACCACATAGGCTTTGGCCCTAAGGTTTATTTATTCTAAATTAAggttttatatttattaatttcttCTTTACCTTCTCTCCAAAATTTGGTTAGGGTCTTATTTCATTTTTCATTGCATATATGTATCTCTTTCTAGGATTTGTAGCTCATAGAGTGACCTTACTTCCACCCACTCCATCCACCAGTGATTTCACCCTTGGGTTTCATTTTATTAGCTAATTCATGATTTTTGTCAATCTCTACCTCACTCTTCTATCATTTCTTCATCTTTAGTAGACTTTAGGCTTTTGATTCTTATCATTCATCAAACCTATACCTACCCATCCACAGATTGTGGTTACTACTTGTCTTTGTCACATtattcctctctccctctttcccttcaTATCTCTAAACTAACCAAATCCTTTTATGTTTTCAACTCCCAACTAAGCATACTATTGGTAATAACTTGATGCATTATTGTGTCTCTTGTTAAATtcatgattaataaaataaaaacatttcatTAATAataagtattttttttaaaaagaaaatgaaaCTTTCTTCTTATAAGGCATTGAATATAATAGTGGAATTCTATTTATAATAAAACATGTATTTATCAAAAAAGTATATAGAACGTGTATTTATCAAAAATTATATCTTCAAACCGTtaaaaatatttatgttttaaattttgaagatataattttttaatatataactaaaagatttttaataaaataattaataaaggtttataataataatatatatttgattaaaaaaatgtattttattGTTTTTTAAGAATTAAATGAAAAGTTAATAAATGAAATaagtataaattattttttaatttacgaAATAGGGTTGTTACATATAGTGAGCATGTCGTTCAATAATTAAATTGTTGTGTGAAAACCTTTATCCAATATATGTTTCAATCGGTTATCCTTGAATATACTACACACGATTTTCATAATGGTACAATTTCATCTACAAACAATGTCACTCTATTGAAGCATGTAGGTAAAAATAAACTAACTAATGTTATTCTTTTTTAAGGAAGAAGAGAATTCATTTTATGTATAATTCCTCACTCGATCTATGTGGAGCACATGAATATTACAACAAAGCTCTCATTCCTTAAGAGGTTTTAATGCTTTAGAGATTACAAAGGCTTAATCATTGATCTTGAAGCAATGTACCCACATTTTCCTTGTGTGATCATCAACAATGTCTTGAAAGTAGTTGAATTTTGACACTAGGAGCTACctatccacacaaatcaatatgcactcAATCTAATGCACCAATCAAGTGATGAATTCCCAAGTTGAAGGGAGCTTaatcttgttttaaaaaaaaattgagaaaagataATCAACGAGATTGATTGAGAGAAGACCTCTTGCCATGTCATGTCAAGTAAATGTGAGAAAATAGCCAATGCTTAGATAACCATATATCTCTAGTGCCATTGAATGACAAAATTATCAACCTTAACTCTCAAATCTTGGTTATCGTGGTGGAGAACATCAAGTTCACATGTCATGCCAACTCTAAAAGCACACGTAACAATTTCTAAATTATTCAATGTCATGAACAAAACACAGATTTTCTCCACTTTTCCTTTCAAATTCAACCTTCAATTTGTGATCATATAGTTTGAATTGATGAGAAAGATGTTCACAAGTTTAGCAACATAAAGAATTTTTATAAATTTACAACAATGCATACAAATTTGTAATAAGATGTCAACTAAAACTTGAATATTAAAGTTGGTGTCTTCTCAAAAGTAATTTGTTCACTATTAGAGACATGGTTCAATTTGACAAACAAATAATTTTGTCTAATCATGTTCTTTATAACACTTGAGTCTACATACCATACTGAACTTAGACAAGTAACTTCTTATGCCTCTAGGTAGCATTGACATACTTTTCATTTGAAGAATTATCTTTAACAATATCTTCATTTTGTGGTGTGGTATTCTTTTTCTTCCAATGTGAAGCCTTCATTACACCTTATGATGGTTCTTATGGCTTCTTATTGCTAGAAGAACCATTCATAAACGAGTTGTACCAAAAATTCTTCCACATGTGCGCACTCTTACTACTCTTACTATTGATAAGACATTTCTTTTATAAATAAAAATGGGTCTCCTATTTGTCTCTACTTTGGGGTCTATTGGCATATGCCATAAACTAATTGCCTTCTATGTTTAGGACTAAGACACTATCATCATCACTAGTGATGGTCTTTGTAGATGAACTGATCTTGTTGAAGCATATTCAAAGTTTATTTGAATATAGATTTCTAATTGGAGATGTTTAAGAATGTCATAAAGACTTCGTATGGAGATGGAAACACTCTTAAGACAATGTGTACAAGAGAATTATCCATCACCTTTTCATCTAAACTCATACCAAGGTAGCAAATCAACAATAATTTCAGGATTCAACTTTTTCACCACTTTTTCAGTTTAAGTAAAGAAACTGACTTCGCAAGTGTTGAATTTAGTTTTGATTATTTGCCTCATAAATGATTTGCAACTTGTCACATTCGTCATATATGAGACTGGGCCTCATCCAGTTCACCAAACGTAATAATCAACTTGGCTTGGTACTCTGAGTTAGCCCTATCAAATTTTGCTAAATCTTTGTTTGGTGATGGTAGGTCAATGGCTAGCCCTAAATCTTCAAACTCAAGATGAGTTTTGACTTCAACTTTCTAGGTggaaaaattattttctcaaaatttgtgaATATTTGGTGCACTAGTGGCCATGATacaatgcaaatgtttatttgtcAGCTATACTTGAAAGTAATTAATTTTTCCACACCATAAGGGTTGAAGAAGACCCCTCTAGAAGATGTTAAACAATGCTAATAAGCTTATGTTAACAATTTTCATCACAAAATTCAGCCCAAATCATAAGACGTTAGTTAATTCTATTCCAAACCAACttattaaaaaatgttgttttaaaGACCAATAGAAAGTGTACAACTTTAAACAGTCTCCTTTAACGCATCTTAGTAAAATTTTAGCGAGATAATCTTATATCAAATTAATTCtattcaaatcattttttttaaataaattaaatttgaaacaataatattattgcaatgaatttttaaaattttgaatatttttataaataaagtTAAAAAAACTTTTTGTTTTCTAAGGGAAGGATACCTGTAATCATTATAGCGAACTGTGCACACCTTCAACTCTTAAGCGATAcatcagattttgatgattttgttttCTTCACATGTGACTTGAGAGTGTAAAGCTATTGTTCTAACTTCTAAATAGCTACGAAGACTACGAGACGATTCGTTATATGCACAGGTAAAAAAGTGATCATTTAGAGGTGGcatctgatacatgcaccatctATAATATATATAGCTTATACCAtttctatttttcatttttaaCAAATTCCTCCAACAAAGTATAGGGGCTTTTCATAATAATGTGGTGGCAAATACTATAAGACACTGTTTTACTTAATATTTGGAAATTCCATTGTTTGGCAGTTTTCTCTAATCAGTTGGTTCACCAAGAGACAGAAATGCTTCAGTTTTACTCAAGACTTCTTGTTTCAAGTTGTCTAACTTTGTTTTCAAATGCAGGAAGTCTTCAAAGAGCACGCTAAAACCAGATTGCTATTAGacaaaattaaacttcaaaaccaCATGTTACACAAAGAACTCTTTCTGTTCTGCCCAGTTGCAAAGATAGTTTAAATTTAGAATGTAAGCCACTTATATGTTAAGATACTGTCTATGATTATGTTAAGAGGACTGTTTTCAACTGCAAACTTGATTTCTTTTGCTGCTAATTAACTTTGTTATAAACTGTGCACTGTATAAATGTCTGAATAGTTGTTATTACTGCTGGTTGTGGGCTGTTTAGTTCTTCTTGATGGCAACATCTTTACTGCCCTCTCTTTGTAATATTTTTCATTCTTGCAtcgttttcaatttttttaaagtatAGGGGCTTTAGTAATTGGTTGTTGCATCGAGCACTCAAAGATAGCAATAACAGGAAtaaatttagttttaaaatataAATGGAAAAGAGTCTTTGGTTTACAAAAAATTAAAGACAGGGTTGCACAGTGTTTACTTAGCGATCATTAACCCCACAGTGCAGATTTTTCTTTTTTGCACAAGAAAGAAATGACATACTTTTTGGTACATTAAGGAGTTCAGCTGAAGGGGGAAGATGCTTGCAGCATCCAAAGAGATTGGTATTTCATCGGTTAGTGCTAGTGTATATATACCCTTCAGCAGCGATTTGTTAGCTCTTCAGTGTCTTCACAAAGAAACTGATTTGTCTGTAAGTTGCAGAATCAGAATTGGGTACAGCATGTCAATATGATATTTTTTTGGCTGGGAACACGAGACAAAAAATATATTAACATTATAAAATATACATATTTGAAGCCCAAATCATTTATTGAGTTCAAAATACCACATATCatgcatatgctaaacaaaactacAATGAATATTACAAATACAGTGTACTAATTTGACATCAATTTGTCAAACTGGAATGTTATGATAGATATTCATcattcaatattaaaataatacaatcactaaatagaatcatattctcTCTTTATTCTCATTGAATTAGCACCGGTTGATAGTAAAGCCAACAAGAGATTGGCAGAATCTATAAGCCTTTGCACACCTTCTGCTTACTATTGCCTATAATGGACAGACTGCCTGCTGTGTGTTCA
This genomic stretch from Cryptomeria japonica chromosome 8, Sugi_1.0, whole genome shotgun sequence harbors:
- the LOC131857593 gene encoding uncharacterized protein LOC131857593, which gives rise to MNSRGALELREFPKEVICSARGENFVEEIKDVHEQVKTTLQKSADKYKEQADKRRKEVHFQVGDMVWVHLKKERLPKGRHTKLMMRKIRPCMILKAFGSNAYKVKLPHDIGLSPIFNVSDLTLCKNDVVASTVTGETTVEGDEWLKDLSSKPPLKLEKILDTKVVKRNRNQVYKQYLVKWNCLPKVDATWLYEHDILKFRCRLEDLFSRGLENSSPGEYGAGAPSGHNESNP